Proteins co-encoded in one Candidatus Thiodictyon syntrophicum genomic window:
- a CDS encoding DUF4390 domain-containing protein, producing MTWWLALSALLLAWTTLASDFRVTQVQTRLVEGTYTLDATVDYGFSPEALEALANGVPLTILMQLQVRRADAWIWASSVTDLQLRYAIRHKPLSETYEVYRLPGTTGRTFVTREAAIAALGEIKGLQLVDQNRLEPGVAYEVQFKVSLDIEALPLPLRPTAYLSGAWKLASRWTKWPLTH from the coding sequence TTGACCTGGTGGCTGGCCCTGTCGGCGCTCCTGTTGGCCTGGACCACCCTGGCCAGCGATTTTCGGGTGACCCAGGTGCAAACCCGCCTGGTCGAGGGAACCTATACCCTGGATGCCACGGTCGACTACGGCTTTTCGCCCGAGGCCCTGGAGGCCCTGGCCAATGGCGTCCCCCTGACGATTCTGATGCAGTTGCAGGTCCGGCGCGCCGATGCCTGGATCTGGGCGAGCAGCGTGACCGATCTCCAGTTGCGCTATGCCATCCGCCACAAGCCCCTGTCGGAAACCTATGAGGTCTACCGGCTGCCGGGGACGACCGGCCGCACCTTCGTCACGCGGGAGGCGGCCATCGCGGCCCTAGGCGAGATCAAGGGGCTGCAACTGGTCGATCAGAACCGCCTCGAACCCGGGGTCGCCTACGAGGTCCAGTTCAAGGTCTCCCTGGATATCGAGGCCTTACCCCTGCCGCTGCGCCCCACGGCCTACCTGAGCGGGGCCTGGAAGCTCGCGAGTCGCTGGACCAAATGGCCGCTAACCCACTAA
- a CDS encoding sensor histidine kinase: protein MAANPLRNLRLLGTIPIAALVVALFIALVLMRDAIQNSEDLSRAFVPLLFIVLGGLLILAVLVVVNIVKLLRRYRRQAAGSRLTLRIVVLFVLISLLPVGVVYYFSLGFLLRGIDSWFDVEIGRAMQDALTLNQASLDLNQRVLTKYTEALLAGIQDRSSTAIALTLNSLRRHAGAEELTIFGPGGQVLGTANQDPAKLVPSYADREIQQGVRAGKNYVGTETGPAEELVVRVVVRDPGGRPMQMQAIFPTSSRITELSAGLETAYNRYTELAYLRRSLKTSFSLTLLLVLLFGVMAALIGAFHTARRLVAPVADIARGTRAVAEGDYEQQLPLPKHDDELAFLVASFNTMTRRIAQARDAAARSQEAVETQRTYLETVLGRLSSGVVAFDAAQRLRTANPAARQILGLDPGAASALTLGDIERAQPGLTPWTEAVRSHLDAGQDWRREIVLQRTAGRQTLMCRGSTLPLPGTDGRGHVVVFDDITTLITAQRNAAWGEVARRLAHEIKNPLTPIQLSAERLRHKLLAKANPQDAALIDRSTRTIVAQVEAMKAMVNDFSDYARTPQSQPVPLAFDRLVQEVLDLYRSAGAGALVVNLEAPETLVRGDATRLRQVIHNLVKNAQEALEGRPEPHIKVSTRRLDGPLVELPGEGDTNGHEHDAGLVQLEVTDNGPGFDAEIQERMFEPYVTSKPKGTGLGLAIVKKIIEEHGGMIGAENTGSGATIRIRLPICLGGPPAAAKERGLNAQL from the coding sequence ATGGCCGCTAACCCACTAAGAAATCTGCGCCTGCTGGGTACCATCCCGATCGCGGCGCTGGTCGTGGCACTGTTCATCGCGCTGGTGCTGATGCGCGATGCGATCCAGAACTCCGAGGATCTGAGTCGCGCCTTCGTCCCGCTGCTCTTCATCGTCTTAGGCGGCCTGCTGATCCTGGCCGTGCTGGTGGTGGTGAACATCGTCAAGCTGTTGCGCCGCTACCGCCGACAGGCGGCCGGGTCGCGCCTGACGCTGCGCATCGTCGTCCTGTTCGTGCTGATCTCGCTGTTGCCGGTCGGGGTGGTCTACTATTTTTCGCTCGGGTTCCTGCTGCGCGGGATCGACAGTTGGTTCGACGTGGAGATCGGCCGCGCCATGCAGGACGCCCTGACGCTCAATCAGGCCTCGCTGGATCTGAACCAACGCGTCCTCACCAAGTACACCGAGGCCCTGCTCGCCGGCATCCAGGACCGCTCCTCCACCGCCATCGCCCTGACCCTGAACAGCCTGCGACGCCACGCGGGGGCCGAGGAACTGACCATCTTCGGGCCGGGCGGCCAGGTCCTGGGCACCGCCAACCAGGACCCCGCCAAGCTGGTCCCGAGCTACGCCGACCGCGAGATCCAGCAAGGGGTGCGCGCCGGTAAGAACTACGTGGGGACCGAGACCGGGCCGGCGGAGGAACTGGTGGTACGGGTGGTAGTGCGCGACCCGGGCGGGCGGCCTATGCAGATGCAGGCCATCTTCCCCACCTCGAGCCGCATTACCGAGCTCTCGGCGGGGCTGGAGACCGCGTACAATCGCTATACGGAACTCGCCTACCTGCGCCGCTCACTCAAGACGAGTTTCTCCCTGACCCTGCTGCTGGTGCTCCTGTTCGGTGTGATGGCGGCCCTGATCGGCGCCTTCCATACGGCCCGGCGCCTGGTCGCCCCGGTGGCCGACATCGCCCGCGGCACCCGTGCCGTCGCCGAAGGCGACTACGAACAGCAACTGCCCCTGCCCAAACACGACGACGAGTTGGCCTTCCTGGTGGCGTCCTTCAACACCATGACCCGGCGCATCGCCCAGGCGCGCGACGCGGCGGCGCGCAGCCAGGAGGCGGTGGAGACCCAGCGGACCTACCTGGAGACGGTGCTCGGGCGGCTGTCCTCCGGGGTAGTCGCCTTCGATGCCGCGCAGCGCCTGCGCACCGCCAACCCGGCCGCCCGCCAGATCCTGGGCCTGGACCCCGGCGCCGCGTCGGCCCTGACGCTCGGCGACATCGAACGGGCGCAGCCCGGGCTCACCCCCTGGACCGAGGCGGTGCGCAGCCACCTGGACGCCGGCCAGGACTGGCGCCGGGAGATCGTCCTGCAGCGCACCGCCGGGCGCCAGACCCTGATGTGCCGGGGCAGCACCCTGCCCCTGCCGGGCACCGACGGGCGCGGCCACGTCGTCGTCTTCGACGACATCACCACCCTGATCACCGCTCAGCGCAACGCCGCCTGGGGCGAGGTGGCGCGACGCCTGGCCCACGAGATCAAGAACCCGCTGACCCCCATCCAACTCTCCGCCGAGCGGCTGCGCCACAAGCTGCTGGCCAAGGCCAACCCCCAGGATGCGGCGCTCATCGACCGCTCGACCCGCACCATCGTAGCCCAGGTCGAGGCCATGAAGGCCATGGTCAACGACTTCTCGGACTATGCCCGCACCCCCCAGTCCCAACCCGTGCCGCTGGCGTTCGACCGCCTGGTGCAGGAGGTCCTGGACCTGTACCGCAGCGCCGGGGCGGGGGCCCTGGTGGTGAACCTGGAGGCGCCCGAGACCCTGGTCCGCGGGGATGCCACACGCCTGCGCCAGGTCATACACAATTTGGTCAAGAACGCCCAGGAGGCGCTGGAGGGTCGCCCCGAACCCCACATCAAGGTCAGCACACGGCGCCTCGACGGCCCCCTGGTCGAACTCCCGGGCGAGGGCGACACCAACGGCCACGAGCACGACGCCGGACTGGTGCAGTTAGAGGTCACGGACAACGGCCCCGGATTCGACGCGGAGATTCAGGAGCGGATGTTCGAGCCCTACGTGACCAGCAAGCCCAAGGGGACCGGGCTCGGGCTTGCCATCGTCAAGAAGATAATTGAGGAACACGGCGGTATGATCGGCGCCGAAAACACCGGCAGCGGGGCCACCATCCGGATTCGCCTGCCAATCTGTCTCGGGGGTCCGCCGGCCGCGGCAAAGGAGCGAGGACTGAACGCACAGTTATGA
- a CDS encoding sigma-54-dependent transcriptional regulator gives MSATHILVVDDEPDIRGLVQEILEDEGYRVSGAESGAAARLALRERRPDLILLDIWMPDLDGISLLKEWAQDQGLPCPVIMMSGHGTVETAVEATRLGAYDFLEKPLSMAKLLLTVGRALEAEKLQQENIGLKRRAPLVQEPVGRSPAMQRLREQVKRIAQHDTWVLITGESGSGRETFARYLHAQSPRRDRPFVDLSVSALTGGSAARELFGSEEPGLTHYGSLEKAAGGTLLMDEVADMDLEAQALLLGALNNGSFLRVGGAEPVAIDVRIIAVTQRNLEDEVRAGRFREDLFYHLNVVPLNIPALRDHAEDVSDLLNFYLDFFATHEKLPYRRFSVGAQNFLRNYTWPGNVREIKNLVQRLLILGSGDEITQQEVEGTLGAPPPLLAQPLEGLVSFDQPLRQAREQFEKAYLDYQLEKHLGNVSKMAKEAGMERTHLYRKLRSLGVEIKERR, from the coding sequence ATGAGCGCCACACACATCTTAGTCGTCGATGACGAACCCGACATCAGGGGTCTGGTCCAGGAGATCCTGGAGGACGAGGGCTACCGGGTGAGCGGTGCCGAGAGCGGCGCCGCCGCCCGTCTGGCGCTGCGCGAGCGCCGCCCCGACCTGATCCTGCTCGATATCTGGATGCCCGACCTGGACGGCATCAGCCTGCTCAAGGAGTGGGCGCAGGACCAGGGCCTGCCCTGCCCGGTCATCATGATGTCCGGCCATGGGACGGTCGAGACGGCCGTGGAGGCGACCCGCCTGGGCGCCTACGACTTTCTCGAAAAGCCCCTGTCCATGGCCAAGCTCCTGCTCACCGTGGGGCGCGCCCTGGAGGCGGAGAAGCTCCAGCAGGAGAACATCGGACTGAAGCGGCGCGCCCCCCTGGTCCAGGAACCCGTGGGGCGCAGCCCGGCGATGCAGCGGCTGCGCGAGCAGGTCAAGCGCATTGCCCAGCACGACACCTGGGTCCTGATCACCGGGGAGTCCGGCAGCGGTCGCGAGACCTTCGCCCGCTATCTCCACGCCCAGAGCCCGCGGCGCGACCGGCCCTTCGTGGATCTGAGCGTCTCGGCCCTGACCGGCGGCAGCGCCGCCCGCGAACTCTTCGGCAGCGAGGAGCCGGGGCTCACCCACTACGGCAGCCTGGAGAAGGCAGCCGGCGGGACCCTGCTGATGGACGAGGTGGCGGACATGGACCTGGAGGCCCAGGCGCTGCTGCTCGGGGCACTGAACAACGGCTCCTTCCTGCGCGTCGGCGGGGCCGAGCCGGTCGCCATCGACGTGCGGATCATCGCCGTGACCCAGCGCAACCTGGAGGACGAGGTTCGCGCCGGCCGCTTCCGCGAGGACCTCTTCTATCACCTGAACGTGGTCCCCCTGAACATCCCGGCCCTGCGCGACCACGCCGAGGACGTCTCCGACCTGCTGAACTTCTATCTCGACTTCTTCGCCACCCACGAGAAGCTGCCCTACCGCCGCTTCAGCGTCGGCGCCCAGAACTTCCTGCGCAACTATACCTGGCCCGGCAACGTGCGCGAGATCAAGAACCTGGTCCAGCGCCTCCTGATCCTGGGCAGCGGCGACGAGATCACCCAACAGGAGGTCGAAGGCACCCTGGGCGCGCCGCCGCCACTCCTGGCCCAGCCCCTGGAGGGCCTGGTCTCCTTCGACCAACCCCTGCGCCAGGCGCGCGAGCAGTTCGAGAAAGCCTATCTCGACTACCAGCTCGAAAAGCACCTGGGCAATGTCAGCAAGATGGCCAAGGAGGCCGGGATGGAGCGCACCCATCTGTATCGCAAACTGCGCTCGCTGGGGGTGGAGATCAAGGAGCGGCGGTAG